The Thermoplasmata archaeon genome segment CGCCGCGGCGGACGGCGGGGAGCCGAGCCTGCCCCTGAGCACCTCCGCGAGCGTCGTCGCCCTGGCCGCCGTCACGGTCTACCTGGGTCTGTTCCCCCAGGTCCTGTTCGACTGGATTGCGAATGCTACTCAAACCCTGACCGCCTTCTGGGGGGTGCACTGAATGACGACCGCGGACGTCCTGGTATCTCCCTTCGTGATCTTCGGCGTCGCCGTGGCGATCGGGTATGTAATCTTCCTCTGGTCCCGGACCATCGCGCCCGTCTCCACGGGCGGCCTGAACAAGCAGATGCCCTACGTGGGCGGCGAGGCGGCCGAGGCCCAGAACTACCAGCCGGGCTACCAGTTCTTCTACGTGGCGCTGTTCTTCACGATCGTCCACGTCGCCGCCCTCATGCTCGCGACCGCGCCGACGGGCGTGCAGCCGTGGGCCATGGTGGGATACCTGGGCGTGGTCGCCGTCGCCGTCATGATCCTGAGGTGGGAACAATGGGCCTGAGCCAGCGCCTCGTCAACTGGGCACGCATCAAGTCGCCGTGGATCACCCTGTTCAACAGCGGCGCCTGCAACGCCTGCGACATCGAAGTGATCGCCGCCCTCACGCCCCGCTTCGACGTGGAGCGGTTCGGCATCCTGGCCCAGGGATCGCCCCGCCACGCGGACATCCTGATCGTGACCGGGCCGGTCACGAAGAAGCAGGCGCCCCGGCTGCGGCGGATCTGGGAGCAAATGCCCGAGCCAAAGTACGTGATCGCCATGGGCGCCTGCGGCGCCTCGGGCGGCGTGTTCCGAGGCCTCTACCACGTCGTGGACGGCGTGGAGAACGTGATCCCCGTGGACGTGTTCGTCGCGGGCTGCCCGCCGCGGCCCGACGAGATCATCAACGCGGTCGTCGCGTGCCTGGGCCTCGTCAAGGAGGACCTGGCCCATGGCGGCAAGGAGTGGCGACAGAAGAAGCCGACCGTGATCCCCCGCGTGGAGACGCCGCCCAAGGAGGTGACCGCATGACGGAGCCCGCCCTGAAGCCCGACGCGGTCCAAGACGCCCTCGGCGACCTGGGCACCGTGGAGACCGTGCGCTGGAACCGCGTCAAGGTGTCCACGAAGATCGAGAAGGTCCGGGAGGCGATCCTCCGTGCGCAGTCCCTCCTGGCCTGCGACCACGTGGTCCAGATTAGCGCCGTGGACAACGGGAAGTCGTTCGAGCTCATCTACCACCTCACGGGCCCGCACCGGATGGTCATCGCCCTGGCGATCGACATCCCGCGGGACAAGCCCGAGGTCCCGACGACGTCGGACATCCTGCCCCCCGCGGGCATCTACGAGCGGCAAATCCACGACCTCCTGGGGATCGTGTTCCGCGGCCACCCGGACCTGCGGCGGATCATCCTGAACGAGGACTGGCCCGCGAACGAGTTCCCCCTGAGGAAGGATTGGAAGATGGACCCGAACAAGTTCTACGGTGGCGTGCCGCCGGAGGTGAAGTGACATGACCGAGGTCGTTGTGCCCATCGGGCCCCAGCACCCGGCGCTCAAGGAGCCCGTGAACTTCAAGGTCGTCGCCGACGGCGAGACGATCGTCCGCCTCGAGCTCGACGTGTCCTACAACCACCGCGGGATCGAGAAGGCCGCGGAGCAGCGGGACTTCGTCCGCGTCGTGCCCCTCCTGGAGCGGGTCTGCGGGATCTGCAGCCACAGCCACACCACGGTCTTCGTGAAGGGCATCGAGGAGGCCATGAAGCTCCAGGTGCCGCCGCGTGCCCAGTTCATCCGCACGATCGTCGCGGAGCTCGAGCGCATGCACTCCCACTTCCTCTGGCTCGGCGTCGCGGCCCACGAGGTCGGGTTCAACACGCTGTTCATGTGGACCTGGAGGGACCGGGAGGCCGTCCAGGACATGCTCGAGGAGATGACCGGCAACCGGGTCAACTACGGGACCAACGAGGTCGGCGGCGTCCGCCGCGACCTGTCGCCGGACGAGATCCAGGCGGCCCTGAAGCGCCTCCCCAGGCTCGAGGAGCGCATCGCGAAGTACGCGGAGATGGTCAGCAAGGAGCAGACGATGCTCCTCCGCTTCAAGGGCGTCGGCAAGCTCAGCAAGGAGCAGATCCTGAAGCTCGGCGCCGTGGGGCCCACGGCCCGCGCGAGCGGCGTGGATTACGACATCCGCCGCGACGATCCCTACCTCGCATACGCGGACGTGCCCTGGAAGGTCATCACGGACACGCACGGCGACGTCTACGGCCGCACGCTCGTCCGAATCGGCGAACTCCAGCAGAGCCTGCAAATCGTCCGTTTCTGTCTGGAGCACATCCCGGCGGGACCCATCCGCACGAACCCGCCGCGGGCCGCCCCGAGGACCGAGATCCTCTCCCGCTACGAAGCGCCGCGGGGCGAACTCGTCCACTTCATCCGGACGAACAACACGGACCGGGTGGAGCGGCTCGATATCCGCACGCCCACGTTGGCGAACTGGACGTCCGTCGCGGTGAGCCTCGTGAACCAGAACCTCGCGGACATCCCCGTGGTCGTGGCGGCGATCGACCCCTGCCTGTCCTGCACGTCGCGGATCACCGTGGTCAACGAGAGGGGGCGCCGCATCGGCGAGATGACCTGGGACGAGCTCAGCGAGCACGGACGCGCGTTCTACCGCGCCCGGGGGCGACGCTGATGGACCCCATCCTCCTGCTCGTGTACATCTTCCTGTTCCCGGGATTCCTGTTCCTGCTCGCGTACGCGTTCTTCCTGCAGTTCCTGGACCGGAAAATCTACGCGCGGATGCAGAACCGGGTCGGACCGCCCCTGCTCCAGCCCTTCGCGGACTTCATCAAGATGCTCGGCAAGGAGGTCATCGACCCCAAGGGCGTGGACCGCAAGGCGTTCGACGCCGCGCCGCTCCTCGCCCTGGCCGCGGTGATGACCGCGTTCCTGTACGTCCCCATCGTGGGCAGCAGTCCCCTCGCCTTCCAGGGCGACCTCATCGTGGTCCTCTACCTCCTGA includes the following:
- a CDS encoding NADH-quinone oxidoreductase subunit C, with protein sequence MTEPALKPDAVQDALGDLGTVETVRWNRVKVSTKIEKVREAILRAQSLLACDHVVQISAVDNGKSFELIYHLTGPHRMVIALAIDIPRDKPEVPTTSDILPPAGIYERQIHDLLGIVFRGHPDLRRIILNEDWPANEFPLRKDWKMDPNKFYGGVPPEVK
- a CDS encoding nickel-dependent hydrogenase large subunit, encoding MTEVVVPIGPQHPALKEPVNFKVVADGETIVRLELDVSYNHRGIEKAAEQRDFVRVVPLLERVCGICSHSHTTVFVKGIEEAMKLQVPPRAQFIRTIVAELERMHSHFLWLGVAAHEVGFNTLFMWTWRDREAVQDMLEEMTGNRVNYGTNEVGGVRRDLSPDEIQAALKRLPRLEERIAKYAEMVSKEQTMLLRFKGVGKLSKEQILKLGAVGPTARASGVDYDIRRDDPYLAYADVPWKVITDTHGDVYGRTLVRIGELQQSLQIVRFCLEHIPAGPIRTNPPRAAPRTEILSRYEAPRGELVHFIRTNNTDRVERLDIRTPTLANWTSVAVSLVNQNLADIPVVVAAIDPCLSCTSRITVVNERGRRIGEMTWDELSEHGRAFYRARGRR
- a CDS encoding NADH-quinone oxidoreductase subunit B family protein; translated protein: MGLSQRLVNWARIKSPWITLFNSGACNACDIEVIAALTPRFDVERFGILAQGSPRHADILIVTGPVTKKQAPRLRRIWEQMPEPKYVIAMGACGASGGVFRGLYHVVDGVENVIPVDVFVAGCPPRPDEIINAVVACLGLVKEDLAHGGKEWRQKKPTVIPRVETPPKEVTA